In one window of Paraflavitalea soli DNA:
- a CDS encoding tRNA1(Val) (adenine(37)-N6)-methyltransferase, with the protein MANSYFQFKQFTIHQDQCAMKVCTDACILGAWFAAKVPDYFNILDIGSGTGLLMMMLAQQSEAEIHGIEIDLAAFKQLKENVAQNGWRERLRVFPGDARTYSFPRKYNFIISNPPFFENDLASASDEEQIAKHSKLLKLEELVQTIDDNLDSQGSFGVLLPYHRWAYFHELATRQGFHLVENLFVKQTPKHPSFRSILHYSRHKENFAPEYELIIQKEEGGYTDDFIELLKGYYLYL; encoded by the coding sequence ATGGCCAACAGTTACTTTCAGTTCAAACAATTTACTATTCACCAGGATCAATGCGCCATGAAGGTGTGCACCGATGCCTGTATACTGGGCGCCTGGTTTGCTGCCAAAGTGCCCGACTATTTCAACATCCTGGATATTGGCAGCGGTACCGGTCTCCTCATGATGATGCTGGCACAACAATCCGAAGCCGAGATACACGGCATTGAAATAGACCTGGCCGCTTTCAAACAGCTGAAAGAAAATGTAGCGCAGAATGGCTGGAGAGAACGGCTGCGCGTATTTCCGGGTGATGCACGTACCTACTCCTTCCCGCGCAAGTATAATTTTATCATCAGCAATCCTCCTTTCTTTGAAAATGATCTGGCATCAGCGTCAGACGAAGAACAGATCGCCAAACACAGCAAACTGTTGAAACTGGAGGAACTGGTACAAACCATCGATGACAACCTCGATAGTCAGGGAAGTTTTGGCGTGCTGCTCCCCTATCACCGCTGGGCCTATTTTCATGAGCTGGCTACCCGCCAGGGTTTTCACCTCGTAGAGAACCTGTTTGTAAAGCAAACCCCCAAACACCCTTCCTTCCGCTCCATCCTGCATTATAGCAGGCACAAAGAAAACTTTGCGCCCGAGTACGAACTCATTATCCAAAAAGAAGAAGGCGGCTATACCGATGATTTTATAGAACTGCTGAAGGGCTATTATTTGTATCTGTGA
- a CDS encoding NAD(P)-dependent oxidoreductase gives MIRIGLIREGKTPADNRVALTPAQCKWIHKNSTDVQIIVQSSPNRCFSDKEYRQAGIAVQDDVSACDVLFGIKEVPVSQLIPGKTYLFFSHTRKKQPYNQALFHAMMEQQITLIDYECLEHEDGQRIIGFGFFAGVVGAHNGMMAWGHRTGAYDLVRVHKQKSFHELIHTYFGLRIPAIKIAVTGSGRVAHGILEIMNLMGVHEVEPDEYLQRQYTYPVYTQLKGADLYRHRSSGAYNRTHFHEQPEEYIGHFLPYAHQTDVLMNGIYWDTNIPRLFEEKDILHPAFRIQTIADITDDAHGSVPINLGDQTIDNPVYGVDKVTLQKTAPYLPGSIDVMAVGNLPNELPRDASRYFGEQLIKYILEDLLRNQGSQVIQRATMLDKGKLTTHFDYLHDYAKER, from the coding sequence ATGATCAGAATTGGCTTGATCAGGGAAGGAAAGACACCGGCGGATAACCGGGTAGCGCTTACCCCGGCACAATGCAAATGGATCCATAAGAACTCCACGGATGTGCAGATCATAGTACAATCATCGCCCAACCGGTGCTTCTCCGACAAAGAATACCGGCAGGCGGGCATAGCAGTACAGGACGATGTAAGTGCCTGTGATGTCCTGTTCGGCATCAAAGAAGTGCCGGTAAGTCAGCTCATACCCGGTAAAACCTACCTTTTCTTCTCGCATACACGCAAAAAACAGCCCTACAACCAGGCCTTATTCCACGCCATGATGGAGCAACAGATCACGCTCATCGACTACGAATGCCTGGAACATGAAGATGGGCAGCGGATCATCGGGTTTGGCTTTTTTGCGGGCGTGGTAGGGGCGCACAACGGTATGATGGCCTGGGGGCACCGCACGGGGGCTTATGACCTGGTAAGGGTACACAAACAAAAGAGCTTTCATGAGCTGATCCATACTTATTTTGGCCTGCGGATACCGGCCATCAAGATCGCGGTGACGGGCAGCGGCCGGGTAGCGCATGGCATCCTGGAGATCATGAACCTGATGGGTGTGCACGAAGTAGAGCCTGATGAATACCTGCAACGCCAATACACCTACCCGGTATATACGCAATTGAAAGGAGCGGACCTGTACCGGCACCGCTCCAGCGGCGCTTACAACCGCACGCATTTTCATGAACAGCCCGAAGAATACATCGGCCATTTTCTGCCTTATGCACACCAAACGGATGTGCTGATGAATGGGATTTACTGGGATACGAATATTCCCCGCCTGTTTGAGGAAAAGGATATCCTGCATCCCGCCTTCCGGATACAAACGATCGCCGATATCACAGATGACGCGCATGGCTCGGTGCCTATTAACCTGGGTGATCAAACGATCGACAATCCTGTGTATGGGGTGGACAAGGTTACGCTCCAAAAAACAGCGCCCTACCTGCCCGGCAGCATCGATGTAATGGCAGTGGGCAACCTGCCCAATGAACTGCCCCGTGATGCCAGTCGCTATTTTGGGGAGCAACTGATCAAATACATACTGGAAGACCTGCTCCGGAACCAGGGATCACAGGTGATACAGCGTGCTACAATGCTGGATAAAGGCAAACTCACTACGCATTTTGATTACCTGCATGATTACGCAAAGGAGCGGTAA
- a CDS encoding helix-turn-helix domain-containing protein, whose product MIQSGHYPPANRTDIDKVIRLLEAVYPISEPLRKDIYGNMVALKLKKGSMLIQEGDTCRYMYFILTGALMAHSTHKGKKITTYISVENEFVSSISGMHGMRPTKEGIIAVEPTSLIAISNEVLLGFFEKYFDFNYIFRVMVQQYYQDAQERSHIIRVGNAKERYHYFLQTKPGYIDRLPLENIASLLNMKAPTLAKIRQQHALSLKKDGETERLRRHLEEQLVRKELYRSKDISLASLARAAGITAHKLSWLLNNNYQLSFVDFINSYRIKSIQEQMALPDTLQNFTIEALAYNAGFASRSAFYNAFKKITGLSPLEYAQNK is encoded by the coding sequence ATGATACAATCCGGGCATTACCCACCAGCCAACCGCACAGACATCGATAAGGTCATCCGCCTCCTGGAAGCTGTTTATCCGATCAGCGAACCCTTGCGCAAGGATATTTATGGCAATATGGTAGCGCTGAAACTGAAAAAGGGCAGCATGCTGATCCAGGAAGGAGATACCTGCCGCTACATGTATTTTATTCTTACGGGGGCGCTGATGGCGCATTCCACACACAAAGGCAAAAAGATCACCACCTATATTTCGGTAGAAAATGAATTTGTAAGCTCTATATCGGGCATGCATGGCATGCGCCCCACCAAAGAAGGGATCATTGCGGTAGAGCCTACTTCACTGATCGCGATATCCAATGAGGTGCTGCTGGGCTTCTTTGAAAAGTACTTCGACTTTAACTATATCTTCCGGGTGATGGTACAGCAATATTACCAGGACGCCCAGGAGCGCTCACACATCATAAGGGTAGGCAATGCCAAAGAAAGATACCATTACTTCCTGCAAACAAAACCGGGCTATATCGACCGGCTGCCGTTGGAAAACATCGCCTCACTGCTCAATATGAAAGCGCCCACGCTGGCCAAGATCCGTCAGCAACACGCGCTGTCACTGAAAAAAGATGGGGAAACGGAACGGCTGCGCCGGCACCTGGAAGAACAACTTGTGAGGAAGGAGTTGTACCGGTCGAAAGATATCAGCCTGGCATCACTGGCACGCGCCGCCGGCATCACCGCGCACAAATTGTCGTGGCTGCTCAACAACAACTACCAGCTGAGCTTTGTGGATTTCATCAACAGCTACCGCATTAAAAGCATCCAGGAGCAAATGGCGCTGCCGGATACGCTGCAAAACTTTACGATCGAAGCATTGGCCTACAATGCGGGCTTTGCTTCGCGCAGCGCTTTTTACAACGCGTTCAAGAAGATCACGGGTCTGAGTCCGCTGGAATATGCACAAAACAAATAG
- a CDS encoding flavodoxin domain-containing protein — protein MKGLIIYKGKYGATRDYATLLSKELNLPAFTPTVIGGELMNADFVLIGSSVYVGKLQLQSWLIRNQEWLKTKKLFFFIVCGTPAGDKEKTDKIIADNIPPSLRNNSIFFLKGRMIRHTLSWTDRLLLKMGAWLTRDPEEKKRMQQDFDGVEVASLRPLLHALKLWDLEKRQALLHVNY, from the coding sequence ATGAAAGGCCTTATCATATACAAAGGCAAATACGGTGCTACCCGCGATTATGCAACACTCTTATCCAAAGAATTGAACCTTCCCGCCTTTACACCTACGGTCATTGGAGGGGAATTAATGAATGCTGATTTTGTGTTGATCGGCAGTTCTGTGTATGTGGGTAAACTACAGTTGCAAAGTTGGCTGATCCGCAACCAGGAATGGCTGAAAACCAAAAAGCTGTTCTTCTTTATCGTATGCGGTACACCGGCCGGTGATAAAGAAAAAACGGATAAGATCATTGCCGATAACATCCCGCCTTCCTTGAGAAACAACAGCATTTTTTTCCTAAAAGGCCGGATGATCAGGCATACTTTATCCTGGACAGATCGCCTGCTCTTAAAGATGGGAGCCTGGCTGACCAGGGACCCCGAAGAAAAGAAAAGGATGCAGCAAGACTTCGACGGGGTGGAAGTAGCAAGCCTCCGGCCATTGTTACACGCCCTGAAATTATGGGACCTGGAAAAAAGGCAGGCATTATTACATGTCAACTATTGA
- a CDS encoding pyridoxamine 5'-phosphate oxidase family protein, protein MFGKLSPEEIESVLSTQMVGRIGCHADDTTYVVPINFTYDGEFVYCYTQEGMKVALMRKNPQVCFQTDDLTNMANWKSVILWGSFEELPEGKERREALDKLVNRIMPMVSSERVHQSDDWPFTNNVTEQVKGIVFRIRLTKKTGRFERSTQSALVG, encoded by the coding sequence ATGTTTGGTAAATTATCCCCGGAAGAAATTGAATCGGTGTTGAGTACACAAATGGTAGGCCGGATCGGTTGTCATGCCGATGATACTACGTATGTGGTGCCTATCAATTTTACCTACGATGGAGAATTTGTGTATTGCTATACCCAGGAAGGAATGAAAGTAGCTCTAATGCGCAAGAACCCACAGGTATGTTTCCAAACGGACGACCTGACCAATATGGCCAACTGGAAAAGTGTGATCCTGTGGGGCAGCTTTGAAGAACTGCCGGAAGGTAAGGAGCGCCGGGAGGCATTGGATAAACTGGTGAACCGGATAATGCCCATGGTCAGCAGTGAGCGGGTACACCAATCTGACGACTGGCCTTTTACAAATAATGTCACTGAACAGGTAAAGGGAATCGTTTTTCGCATCCGGCTAACGAAAAAAACAGGTCGTTTTGAACGGTCTACCCAATCTGCACTGGTTGGCTGA
- a CDS encoding patatin-like phospholipase family protein: MTKTGIVLSGGGVRGFAHLGLLKLLDEIGLKPYAISGVSAGAIAGALYLAGHPPEKVLTILKQNGYFGWSNLLWNKDGFFSMQPLLRTLQQYIPQDRFEGLSALFFVTATDFTLAKTVTFSSGPLYEPIIASASVPVIFAPVKIGNSLLVDGGLLNNLPVEPLTEICDHIIGSHVNKLQPQQASNPVGKRNILEKCFHMAIAGSVKSKLEQCTLYIEPDLHRFNMFDVKKADEIFEIGYTTASRQRAKLEKLMVQA; encoded by the coding sequence ATGACAAAAACAGGCATTGTACTTAGCGGGGGCGGTGTTCGGGGATTTGCCCATCTCGGGCTCTTAAAACTGCTGGATGAAATTGGCTTGAAGCCCTATGCCATTTCCGGGGTAAGCGCCGGCGCCATTGCCGGAGCGCTGTACCTGGCAGGCCATCCACCCGAAAAAGTCCTTACCATCCTGAAGCAAAATGGCTACTTCGGATGGTCCAATCTCTTGTGGAACAAAGATGGTTTCTTTTCTATGCAGCCCCTGTTACGCACCTTACAACAATATATTCCCCAGGACAGGTTTGAGGGCTTGTCGGCCCTTTTTTTTGTCACTGCTACCGACTTCACGCTGGCCAAAACGGTCACCTTCTCCAGCGGTCCGCTGTATGAACCGATCATTGCATCGGCTTCAGTGCCCGTGATCTTTGCACCCGTCAAAATAGGCAACAGTTTGCTGGTAGATGGCGGCCTGTTGAACAACCTGCCGGTAGAACCGTTGACGGAGATCTGCGACCATATCATCGGTTCCCATGTGAATAAGCTCCAACCTCAGCAGGCATCGAACCCAGTGGGCAAAAGGAACATCCTGGAAAAATGCTTTCATATGGCTATCGCCGGCTCCGTTAAATCAAAATTAGAGCAATGCACGCTTTATATAGAACCCGATCTGCACCGGTTCAATATGTTCGATGTGAAAAAAGCAGATGAAATATTTGAAATTGGATATACAACTGCCTCACGCCAGCGTGCCAAATTAGAAAAATTGATGGTACAGGCATAA
- a CDS encoding baeRF3 domain-containing protein, with the protein MNEVLQYSAQFLQETGLTPSICLVLPFEPQLTDKHVITGRLRTMMAKTKGELLQKYSTFKALPAYTLVQGLIAGINYSNYKKSIALLASPYASKLFYLDFPVEETIRIGEYVGIREVIRAKKREVSYLVMVLGKHCARLYMGNPTRLTCIKSNQEAIDPASGYDRHFLHLMDQGLGLMLNAYALPVFILGNAQSLDQFRDLTVHEENIIGYLAGNFDTSTETDILMTLQPELHQWKKHRHQLLMQKLQKAYKDGNLSYGMKEVWNTATHCRGQLLVVEENFISPGRSESNQSAVYTFTRTTDDPYYMKDLVEDVMEKVLKDGGDVEFVEQGSLRDFQKIALIEFRQHKK; encoded by the coding sequence ATGAATGAGGTACTGCAATACTCCGCACAGTTCTTACAGGAAACAGGCCTTACGCCTTCCATTTGTCTTGTGCTGCCATTTGAACCCCAACTCACTGATAAGCATGTCATAACCGGCCGTTTAAGAACAATGATGGCCAAAACAAAAGGGGAACTGTTGCAAAAATATTCCACCTTCAAGGCCTTGCCTGCCTATACCCTGGTGCAGGGATTGATCGCAGGCATCAATTATAGCAATTATAAGAAAAGCATTGCGCTCCTCGCCTCCCCTTACGCATCCAAACTATTTTACCTGGATTTTCCGGTAGAGGAAACGATCCGCATCGGAGAATATGTAGGCATCCGGGAAGTAATAAGGGCTAAAAAAAGGGAAGTCTCCTACCTGGTGATGGTACTGGGCAAACACTGCGCGAGGCTGTATATGGGTAACCCAACCAGGCTCACCTGCATTAAATCCAACCAGGAAGCAATTGACCCGGCCAGTGGTTATGACCGCCACTTCCTGCACCTGATGGACCAGGGCCTTGGCCTTATGCTGAATGCTTATGCGCTGCCCGTTTTTATACTGGGAAATGCACAGTCTCTTGACCAATTCAGAGATCTCACGGTCCATGAAGAGAACATCATTGGCTACCTGGCCGGCAACTTCGATACTAGCACAGAAACAGATATTCTTATGACTTTACAACCTGAATTGCATCAATGGAAGAAGCACAGACACCAGCTTTTAATGCAAAAACTGCAAAAGGCTTATAAGGACGGAAACTTATCGTACGGGATGAAGGAGGTCTGGAACACGGCTACTCATTGCAGAGGGCAATTACTGGTAGTAGAGGAAAATTTTATAAGTCCCGGCCGAAGTGAAAGTAATCAAAGTGCAGTTTACACATTTACGCGCACCACGGATGACCCTTATTACATGAAAGACCTGGTAGAAGATGTCATGGAAAAGGTATTAAAGGATGGAGGCGATGTGGAATTTGTAGAGCAGGGTTCTTTAAGAGACTTTCAAAAGATCGCATTGATCGAGTTTCGCCAGCACAAAAAATAA
- a CDS encoding universal stress protein → MKKIIVAFDNTHFSAGAMQFILGLHQLAPVSLTGIFLPQIDYSALWSKSPGAMAGALFVPLAEEGEAEEVMANIKQFETFCQEHHIRYSVTKDFYDFTLNDFKEETKFADLLVIGSEAFYKAMGTERINDYLQDTLSHASCPVVLIPEKFEFPQTNILTYDGSEASVYAIKQFIYLFPELCDRKTLVIYVDEDADVTMPAEKKIKDLVCRHFDQCAYLTLHMDARKYLASWISEQKGGILVSGAFGRSSISRLFKPSFIYEAITDHQLPVFIAHH, encoded by the coding sequence ATGAAAAAAATAATCGTTGCCTTCGATAATACGCATTTCTCTGCAGGGGCCATGCAATTCATTCTTGGCTTGCACCAACTCGCGCCGGTATCGCTTACCGGTATTTTCCTGCCCCAGATCGATTATTCAGCACTCTGGAGCAAAAGCCCCGGCGCAATGGCAGGCGCTTTGTTCGTACCATTGGCAGAAGAAGGGGAGGCGGAGGAAGTAATGGCCAATATAAAACAATTTGAGACCTTTTGCCAGGAACACCATATCCGCTATTCTGTGACCAAGGACTTCTATGATTTTACGCTGAACGATTTCAAGGAGGAAACAAAGTTTGCCGACCTGCTTGTAATTGGCAGTGAGGCTTTTTACAAAGCAATGGGTACAGAACGCATCAATGATTACCTGCAGGATACGCTGAGCCACGCGTCCTGTCCCGTGGTGCTGATACCTGAAAAATTTGAATTTCCCCAAACAAATATCCTTACCTACGATGGCAGCGAGGCTTCGGTATATGCCATTAAACAATTTATCTACCTGTTCCCTGAATTATGCGACCGCAAGACATTGGTGATCTATGTAGATGAAGATGCCGATGTGACCATGCCGGCCGAAAAGAAGATCAAAGACCTGGTGTGCCGGCATTTTGATCAATGCGCTTACCTCACCCTGCACATGGATGCCCGGAAATACCTGGCTTCCTGGATCAGTGAACAGAAAGGAGGGATACTTGTAAGCGGAGCCTTTGGCCGTTCTTCCATATCCCGGTTGTTCAAACCCAGCTTTATATACGAGGCAATTACCGATCATCAATTGCCAGTATTCATTGCTCATCATTAG
- a CDS encoding L,D-transpeptidase family protein yields MRLLPLLTGLFMVLQAYAAPGSDKLTKLSVDTLPQHRFQQPALVRQFYDLVKEPYPWVQRKSLQRSLLQLVHSSEHWGLQEKDYSIGLLDSLYQNSIALQSIQDTLHADETFTNTAIHFFHDIAMGNSSQPVSYQGWKYIPDCLDIPGLLALAIDNDLLEELPDAVEPQTQDYKAIKNTLAQLLEIRNDTSSHEDKVQALIDRLTLLNILPYALHKNNLANARQIIPVRIREAGEALNTIRWIRCIQKVQCIVVNIPSATLQYYDDGNLLLQSKVIVGKRSTPTSTLSSQINEIVLYPYWTVPSKIASRELLPMIKRNPSFLDENGYQVISAGKVIDAAMIDWKKYSSTNFPFTLRQSTGCDNSLGIIKLNFYSPYGIYLHDTPWKSLFNLSKRYMSHGCVRVEKVAELAHLLLKADSTALDEVLQKGDSLNTKPTTMPLSQGVPVFIIYNTAWTDQTGMVRFYDDIYRKSIPLPDLRQK; encoded by the coding sequence ATGCGACTGCTACCTTTATTAACTGGCCTCTTTATGGTATTGCAGGCATATGCCGCACCAGGGTCGGATAAGTTGACGAAGTTGTCTGTCGATACCCTTCCACAGCATCGCTTCCAACAACCGGCCCTGGTGAGGCAATTTTATGACCTGGTGAAAGAACCATATCCCTGGGTACAGCGGAAGTCTCTCCAACGTTCACTACTGCAACTCGTACATTCGTCAGAACACTGGGGATTGCAGGAAAAGGATTATTCAATTGGCCTGCTCGATTCACTGTACCAAAACTCCATTGCGCTCCAAAGCATACAGGATACTTTGCACGCCGATGAAACATTTACAAACACCGCTATCCATTTTTTTCATGATATCGCAATGGGTAATAGCAGCCAGCCAGTAAGCTACCAGGGCTGGAAATATATTCCGGATTGTCTGGATATTCCTGGCCTCCTCGCATTGGCCATAGACAATGATCTTTTGGAGGAGCTGCCCGACGCGGTGGAGCCGCAAACACAGGATTATAAGGCCATAAAGAATACCCTTGCCCAATTGCTGGAGATCAGGAATGACACCTCCAGCCATGAAGATAAGGTGCAAGCACTGATCGACAGATTAACGTTGTTGAACATCCTTCCTTATGCGCTTCATAAAAACAACCTGGCGAATGCCAGGCAGATCATTCCCGTCAGGATCAGGGAAGCTGGTGAGGCCCTCAATACCATCCGTTGGATAAGGTGCATACAAAAAGTGCAATGCATTGTGGTCAATATTCCATCGGCCACCCTGCAGTATTATGACGATGGCAACCTGCTCCTTCAGTCAAAAGTAATTGTGGGAAAACGTTCAACGCCTACTTCTACCCTATCCAGCCAGATCAATGAAATTGTGCTGTATCCTTACTGGACAGTACCGTCAAAGATCGCCAGCCGCGAATTATTACCAATGATCAAACGCAATCCTTCTTTCCTCGATGAGAATGGATACCAGGTCATCAGTGCCGGTAAGGTAATCGATGCGGCCATGATAGACTGGAAAAAGTACAGCAGCACGAATTTCCCTTTTACACTCCGGCAATCCACCGGCTGCGATAATTCACTGGGCATTATAAAACTCAACTTCTACAGTCCCTATGGCATTTACCTGCACGACACTCCCTGGAAATCACTTTTCAATTTATCCAAAAGATACATGAGCCATGGCTGCGTTCGGGTGGAAAAAGTGGCAGAGTTGGCACACTTGCTGTTAAAAGCCGACAGCACAGCGTTAGATGAAGTGCTGCAAAAAGGCGATTCCCTGAATACTAAACCTACTACAATGCCCTTGTCCCAGGGAGTACCGGTGTTCATAATATACAATACGGCCTGGACCGACCAGACAGGGATGGTGCGCTTTTATGACGACATTTACAGAAAATCGATCCCCCTGCCCGACCTGCGTCAAAAATGA